From a region of the Ketobacter sp. MCCC 1A13808 genome:
- a CDS encoding SDR family NAD(P)-dependent oxidoreductase produces MADLRYDDRVAVITGAGRGLGAAYAKLLASRGAKVVVNDPGVSMSGDGVDNGPAQQVVDEIKAAGGIAVANTDSIATPEGGESLIRTAMDHYGRIDILIHNAGIVRRAPLREMSYEDFDSVLDVHLRGGFHVVRSAFPHMCDAGYGRIVLTGSIGGLYGNRDVVNYCTAKAGLIGLSNVAAIEGEEHGVKCNIILPAAVTRMADGLDTSQYPPMDPELVAPAVAWMAHENCTITGEMMTSIAGRIARAYVAENAGVYQPSWTIEQVAEQIDAIRNTEEPLIFSPVPSGHVDHLRYSFTMASKG; encoded by the coding sequence ATGGCAGACTTGAGATACGATGATCGCGTAGCGGTAATTACCGGAGCAGGCAGGGGATTGGGTGCGGCCTACGCCAAACTTCTCGCCTCACGCGGAGCGAAGGTGGTAGTGAATGATCCCGGTGTCAGCATGTCAGGCGATGGTGTTGATAACGGACCGGCCCAACAAGTGGTAGATGAAATTAAAGCTGCTGGGGGCATAGCGGTTGCTAATACCGATTCCATCGCCACACCCGAAGGCGGAGAATCACTTATCCGGACAGCAATGGATCACTATGGTCGCATAGATATTCTAATCCATAACGCCGGTATCGTTCGCCGCGCCCCTCTACGTGAAATGTCCTATGAAGATTTTGACAGTGTGTTAGATGTGCATCTGCGCGGAGGCTTCCACGTTGTGCGCTCAGCTTTCCCCCATATGTGCGATGCCGGGTATGGCCGTATCGTATTAACCGGTTCAATCGGCGGCCTGTACGGTAACCGTGATGTCGTTAACTATTGTACCGCCAAAGCGGGGCTCATCGGTTTGTCGAATGTGGCCGCGATCGAAGGCGAAGAACACGGCGTTAAATGCAATATTATTCTTCCCGCTGCCGTTACCCGTATGGCGGACGGTTTGGATACCAGCCAATACCCGCCAATGGACCCGGAACTGGTTGCACCCGCAGTGGCCTGGATGGCACACGAAAACTGCACCATCACCGGCGAAATGATGACGTCGATTGCCGGCCGCATTGCCCGGGCATACGTAGCAGAAAATGCCGGCGTTTATCAACCGTCCTGGACCATTGAGCAAGTGGCAGAACAGATTGACGCCATTCGTAATACCGAAGAACCCTTGATATTTTCTCCGGTTCCAAGTGGCCATGTTGATCATCTGCGTTACAGCTTTACTATGGCTTCCAAGGGTTAG